The following coding sequences lie in one Panicum virgatum strain AP13 chromosome 6N, P.virgatum_v5, whole genome shotgun sequence genomic window:
- the LOC120677792 gene encoding germin-like protein 12-1: MASSTTFLFLTAVLALLSWQAMASDPSPLQDFCVADKESHVRVNGFVCKDPKDVKADDFFLEANLDKPRDTTMSKVGSNVTLINVMRIPGLNTLGISLARIDYAPLGENPPHTHPRATEILTVLEGTLYVGFVTSNQDNKLFAKTLNKGDVFVFPEGLIHFQFNPCPDKPAVAIAALSSQNPGAITIANAVFGSKPPISDDVLAKAFQVEKKTVDWLQAQFWSDNHN; this comes from the exons ATGGCCTCTTCCAccacctttctttttctcaccGCTGTTCTTGCACTGCTCTCATGGCAAGCGATGGCTTCTGACCCAAGCCCTCTTCAGGATTTCTGTGTTGCTGACAAGGAGTCTCATG TGCGTGTTAATGGATTTGTCTGCAAAGATCCGAAGGATGTGAAGGCAGATGACTTCTTCCTAGAAGCTAACCTCGACAAGCCAAGAGACACGACAATGAGCAAGGTTGGGTCCAATGTCACCTTGATCAATGTCATGCGGATCCCTGGCCTCAACACCCTTGGAATCTCCTTGGCACGTATTGACTATGCTCCACTAGGAGAAAACCCTCCTCACACGCACCCCCGTGCGACGGAGATCCTAACAGTGCTGGAGGGAACACTCTATGTTGGATTTGTGACATCAAACCAAGATAATAAGTTGTTCGCAAAGACGCTCAACAAGGGCGATGTGTTCGTATTCCCTGAGGGGCTCATCCACTTCCAGTTCAACCCTTGCCCAGACAAGCCAGCAGTTGCAATTGCTGCACTTAGCAGCCAAAACCCTGGTGCTATTACCATTGCCAATGCTGTTTTTGGATCAAAACCACCGATCTCAGATGATGTCCTAGCCAAGGCATTTCAAGTGGAGAAGAAGACTGTAGACTGGCTCCAAGCTCAATTCTGGAGCGATAACCACAACTAA